Part of the Dermatophilus congolensis genome is shown below.
CGGTTTGTGTTGTCTTTAACGATAGGTCGCTCGGGTGTGGGGTTCGAGGCGGTGGCTTGTGTTGGTCAGGATGTGGGGGTGGGGTGGGGTGTTTGCGTGGCTGATTTTTGTAGCTTTCCCCTCTCTCATATGTCACATGTATTTACATTTTTCCTTGCGTGTCAGAGTTACCCATAAGTAGCGTGTTTTTCCGACCACCCACACTCATATGCCGCCAACTTTTCAGTGGATACAGTTGAAGGAACAACGGAACGCAACCCGTTGCTTTTCTGGGGGGAACATCATGGGACTCATGCGGGAAGATACGGCTACACCGGTACGCCACACTGAGGCGGAAATATCGATGGCGCTATCCAACTATGCCCGCGAATTCACCACAGGCGGCTCGGTTTTGGTGCGCCCTATTGAGGCTTACGAGGGGCTAGAACGCGTGACGAACTGCCTGCGAAGCCAATCTCAAAAACCCCTTTTTATTACAGATCTTTCTTCTCATCAGCAGCACTTAGATTCGACGGTGGGCTCACCTGAAAAGGGCGAGCAGGCATTGCCACCCCTGGAGTCTCTGGTGGCGTTTCACACATCCGGTTCAACGGGCTCCCCCTCTTGCGTGGTGTACAAGAAGGAAACTCTCATTGAGCATGCCCGCACGATCGCTTCTTCTTTAGCTTTGAGTGATTCACAGATTTACGTGGCCTTGCCTCCGCCACGGTTCGCTTACGGCCTGTCAATCGTTGATTCGCATTTGGTCTCTGGCGTTCCGGTGACATTCACAGATGCGACGTGGGGACTCCCTGGCCTGAAGGATGCGGTAGCGCAGGCTGACGCTGAGGTACCGGATCAGGTGCGAGACATCGCGATTTATGCACTGCCTCAGCACATGCCGTTGTTACTTTCGGCAGATGTGGATCCGCAGCGTGTAACGCGAGTTTTTGTTGCTGGTGGTCGCATTTCAGGGACAAGCGTGGCCCGCCTTGCGGAGCATTTTCCGCGAATGCGGCTGACCAATATGTATGGGCAGGCCGAGATGGGGCCACGGATTTCTATGTGGGAAGGCAACCCTGCTGATTTTGTTGAGGGCATGGTGGGCTCGGCGTTGCCGGGCGTGAGAATGCGCGTGGCTTTTAAAGAGCACGAGGATGCTGGCGAGGTAGGGCGCTTGGTGGTCGCGAGCAAGTTCGCGATGGATAGGGTTCTGCGAGCGCCGTATAGGTCGGTGGTTGCTGGTCCTGGCGCTGAAGAGGTGGTGACTTCGGATGTGGCGGTGGTGGCTGCAGATGGGTCGGTGCGGCATGCAGGGCGGGCCGATTCGGTTTTGAATGTGGCGGGGACAAAGGTGGATCTTCGGCGGGTGTCTGAGATTGTCACTGCGGTGGCGCAGCCGCTGGTTCTGAAAATTCGTAGCAGGCCGGGCACGGCTTCAGGAGATGACATTCCTGTCGTCGAGATTGTTCCTGGTCCTGAGACTCCTGAGCGGGCGGGTCCGATCCGTCGCGCTCTTCATTCCGAATTCGGCAAGCTTGCGGGCTTGTTCGATATCAGGTTCGTTCGCGAACTGACGCTCAAGGAGAGTGGCAAGTGAGTTCCAATCTGCAGGATCGCCTCGACTGGATCGTGGGGCAGCTCGGTGAGATGAGTAAAAAGGGTGCCCTGGTGCAGTTGTCTGGTGGAGTGGATTCCAGCACAGTGCTGCATTTGGCTGCGCGGGCTTTGGGTGCAGATCGGGTGAAGGCGTTGTATCTGCCAGATCGTGCAACTGGCCCAGAGACGAAGCGGTATGTGCAGGAGGCTGCGCAGAGCGCGGGGGTGGAGCTTATTGAGCGTTCTATCGCTGAGACGATTGAGGCGCAGTTCAGTCAGGATGAGGTCGCGGACATTATCCGCAAGTATGAGCCGGATTATGACCCGCAGACGCAGGCATATGCGGTGAATGCCTCGCCGACGATGGCGCGCCGTCTGGGTGCTTTGGTTTACCAGGTGGTGATTGGTCCGCGTAATGGTAAGGCGGAGAAGACGCTGCGGATGAGCGCGGATGATTTGCGCGCGATTATTGCGTATCAGAACCGTAAGCAGCGTACTCGTATGTTGTTTGCGTATGCGGAGGCTGAGCGGCTCAACTATGCGGTTGTTGGTGCCAGTAATGGTGATGAGCTGCGTAGTGGTTTTGTGGTCAAGTACGGGGACGACGCTGCCGATATTTGCGCGATTGGTGACTGCACGAAGGAAGAGGTGTACGAGCTGGCGCGTGAGTTGGGTGTGCCGCAGTCAATTATTGACCGCACTCCCACGACGGATACGTACGCGTTGGAGCAGTCTCAGGAGGATTACTACTACGCGCTGCCGGCTGGGGTTTTGACAGCTGTTGTGACCATGTCTGATGCGGATTTGGCTGATGATGCGTCGTTGCAGCCGTTGGTGGACGAGTTGCCGGGGTGGTCGGTGGCTTCACTGCGTCAGGCTGCTGTGGGACTGCGTGCTTCGTTGCGTTACCTGCAGATTCGTAGTCGGGTGTGGGATCACTCCTGATCGGCTGAGTTTTCCCTAGGGCTGGGTTCTGGCTCTGGGGGTTTTGATCGATGTTTTCGGTTTGCGTAAAAGAAAGTGATTGATTGATGAGCGAGAAGAAGCCCTGGAGCGAGGTCGAGGCCGACCTCATGGACAACGTTTTTTATGCACACGATGAGCAGGCTGTTCGTGACTCGAGTGATCTTGCTGAGGATGGCTTGCTCGATTCGTTGTCCATTGTGGTGATTTTGGAGACGTTCGCAGATGCGGGCGTGGACGAAGAGGCTCTTGAGCAGGCGCAGGCCACAGACTTCCGTAATTTGGAGGTCATGAAGGCTGCTTACGAGCGGCTCTGACGTATGTGCGGTTTTGCATTGGCCGTCCGCGACGCGGCTGCTGAAGTGGTTCCAAGCCCTGGTGTTGATGCAGCGTTGTCGCGCCGGGGTCCGGACACGACGGCACGTCACGTCGAGGGCGGCCTGGCTGCTGTGAGCACGCGTTTGATCCACTGGGAGGAGGGCGCATCGCAGCAGCCGTTGCTCACTGAAGACGGCGGGATGGCTGTTTTTAATGGTGAGTTGTTTAACTTGTCTGAGTTGCAGGATGTGCTTGGACTGCCTGGCGCCAGTGAGATCGAGGTGTTGCTGGCGGGGATTCGAGCTGAGGGTCCGGAGTTCGCTCGGCGTATTGATGGCCAGTTCGCGGCTGTGGTACGAGTGGGGGCTGGCGCTCCGGTGTTGGCGTTGCGGGACCGGTTTGGGATTTCGCCGTTGTATGTGATGCGGCGGGATGGTGCGACGTACTTGGCATCTGCTCTGGAGGCGTTGTCAGAGATTTCTGGCGGCTTTTCCGGTGGTGTAGATGGTTTGGATGTGTCGGGGGTTGCTTCGATTCTTCATGATTGGGCGCCGACGCATGGTCGTACTCCGTTCGCTGGTGTTGATCAGGTGATGCCGGGGCAGGTTGTGCAGTTGCAGGGTGATGCGCCTGTGCGTCGGTGGATGTGGGCTGATCACCGTGCGGCAGCTGTGCCTTCGGCGCGTATCGGGGCAGTGCATGAGGCGGTGACTGCTCAGGGGCAGGAACTTGATGCTTCGCCTTTGTCTGAGGCTGATCTTGCTGAATTTGAGCAATTGATGCGGAATTCGGTGGCTGCTCGGATGAGGTCCACGAGTGAGATCGTGGCGCTTATTTCCGGTGGTATTGACTCCACGATCATTGCCACGCTTGCTCATGATGAGGGGGCGCGTACTGGGTTGGCTTTGTTCTTGGAGGGCGATGAGGTTGTGCGCGGCCGCCAGGTCGAGGTTGCCGAGGCTATTGGCTACGACCTGGTTCATCACATGCTGCGTCCTCGTGCTGCGGTGACATTGCTTGAGGAGTATGTGCGTACTCGTCGGGTTCCGTTGGTGCGGATGGGCCCGATAGGCATGATGAGTTTGGCTCGTAGGGCGGCAAGTGAGGGTATCCGCGGGGTGCTTTCTGGTGAGGGTGCTGATGAGTTGTTCGCAGGCTACGACTCTTACCGCATCTTGGCTGCTCGGGCGGGTGCTTTTGGTGATCCGAAACGCTTGCCGTGGGATGAGTTTGGTGAGCCTGAGTTTGGTGGCGATCGTGGTCCGCGCTGGGCGAGGTCATATTGGCGTGCAGTGATCGCACTGTCGAGCAGTGCGGGTAGTCGTCGCGCTGACATTATGAAACCGGTGGCGGAGTTGTTTGCCCCGCAGTTGCGGACGGCTTTTGATGCTGCTGCCGCGTTGCCGGAGGGTTTTGGGTTAGAGGATCGTCGTCAGATTGATCTGCGGGATTTGCTTGGCTCGTATCTTTTAAGTGTCCAGGGTGATCACGCCTGGATGGAGGAGGGTGTGGAGCTTCGCCCTGCGTATTTGGCGACACCGGTTGCGCGGTATGCGTTGCGTCGGGATCCAGCTTCGTTTGTGTCAATCCGAGATGGGAAGCTGCCGGTTCGATCTTTGTTGCGTCGTCTTGCGGTGCAGCGCCCCGCGATAGCTGGGTTGGGTTTCCCAAAGTCTGCTTTCCGAGTGGATGCCTCGTTTGTGTTACGTGATGCTGAGGCGACTGCGCATATGCGTCGTTTGGTGACGCAGTGTCCGGATGCATTGCTTAATACCGATGGGGTTGTTGATCGGTTTGATCGTGCGGTGGGTGCTGGCACGTGTTCGGAGTCGGAGTCAATGGTGTTTTTGTTGGCTGCGAGTTTGGGTGTGCTTGACGCGGATTGAACGCGGTGTACGCACAAAGATGTGGCCTTTCTCGTATCTACGAGAAAGGCCACATCTTTTACGGATGAGACTGTTCTCAGTGCTCGTCGTAGTGGTCTTCGTGCTCGGCGTGCTTGTGGCCGTCGTGAAGGTAGTCCACGTGGTCGTCGTGTTTGACGGCTTCGTGGCCGCAGTCTTCACCGTGCTTGTGCTCGGCGATGGTGTGGTGAACCTGGTGCTTCTGGTCGTCGGTCATGGCTGCCTCCTGGTGGGGGTGATCACTCTTCTTGGACGTGCTCGAGCGCGTCGGCAAGGACATGCCCGATATGTTCATCGCTCACGGAATAGATCACCTCGCGCCCCTCTCGCGCGGCTGTGACGAGACCCGCTTCTCGCAGGGTGCGCAGGTGCTGTGAGGCCATCGGCTGGGACAGATCTACTGCCTCGGTAATTTCCCCGACGGAGCGGGGCTTTTCCAGGAGGACGACCATGATGTGGAGTCTTGCCTGGTGACCGAGTGCTTTGAATAAGTCCGCGGCACGATCGATGTGCTTCATTCCGTGTTGCCTTTCCAGCCTGACACACATATTTAAATATTGCAATGTATCTATCCGTTGCTGTTGGTTCAGCTCTGACGCGATCTAGTCCGCCATCGATGCGTGAACGCAAAGCCTGCAGAGATCCACGGCGACACCCATATAAGGAATGTTTCTACCCCGCAGAGGCATTCGTATTCCGCATCCGCAGGCAGCTCAACCTGCCAAGGTTGCGCAGGTGGACCCCACCCACATCGAATCGTCGTGACATCTGAGATACATGTCATGCATTCACATCAATCCGGACCCACAGAATGCAGCCATGTCTTCATCAGAACATGCTTGTTCCACGAAGTAGCAGCACAATAGCTGGCTGCTTAAAAACCAGGGCAACCGGGATAGACCGCCGAGTACCTGTCACCACGCCGTGACCACAACCGACGACATACAGGATGCCTCGTGCCGCCCGAACCACGCCGCTAACGCGGCTACAAGCGCACAGAAGCTCCTGCCACCAAGCTAGTAAGCGCCGCTGCTGGTAAACACCGCTGAAAAGGTGCGGAACAAGATATGCAAGTCACCCATCG
Proteins encoded:
- a CDS encoding AMP-binding protein, with the protein product MREDTATPVRHTEAEISMALSNYAREFTTGGSVLVRPIEAYEGLERVTNCLRSQSQKPLFITDLSSHQQHLDSTVGSPEKGEQALPPLESLVAFHTSGSTGSPSCVVYKKETLIEHARTIASSLALSDSQIYVALPPPRFAYGLSIVDSHLVSGVPVTFTDATWGLPGLKDAVAQADAEVPDQVRDIAIYALPQHMPLLLSADVDPQRVTRVFVAGGRISGTSVARLAEHFPRMRLTNMYGQAEMGPRISMWEGNPADFVEGMVGSALPGVRMRVAFKEHEDAGEVGRLVVASKFAMDRVLRAPYRSVVAGPGAEEVVTSDVAVVAADGSVRHAGRADSVLNVAGTKVDLRRVSEIVTAVAQPLVLKIRSRPGTASGDDIPVVEIVPGPETPERAGPIRRALHSEFGKLAGLFDIRFVRELTLKESGK
- the nadE gene encoding NAD(+) synthase, with the translated sequence MSSNLQDRLDWIVGQLGEMSKKGALVQLSGGVDSSTVLHLAARALGADRVKALYLPDRATGPETKRYVQEAAQSAGVELIERSIAETIEAQFSQDEVADIIRKYEPDYDPQTQAYAVNASPTMARRLGALVYQVVIGPRNGKAEKTLRMSADDLRAIIAYQNRKQRTRMLFAYAEAERLNYAVVGASNGDELRSGFVVKYGDDAADICAIGDCTKEEVYELARELGVPQSIIDRTPTTDTYALEQSQEDYYYALPAGVLTAVVTMSDADLADDASLQPLVDELPGWSVASLRQAAVGLRASLRYLQIRSRVWDHS
- a CDS encoding asparagine synthase-related protein; the protein is MAVRDAAAEVVPSPGVDAALSRRGPDTTARHVEGGLAAVSTRLIHWEEGASQQPLLTEDGGMAVFNGELFNLSELQDVLGLPGASEIEVLLAGIRAEGPEFARRIDGQFAAVVRVGAGAPVLALRDRFGISPLYVMRRDGATYLASALEALSEISGGFSGGVDGLDVSGVASILHDWAPTHGRTPFAGVDQVMPGQVVQLQGDAPVRRWMWADHRAAAVPSARIGAVHEAVTAQGQELDASPLSEADLAEFEQLMRNSVAARMRSTSEIVALISGGIDSTIIATLAHDEGARTGLALFLEGDEVVRGRQVEVAEAIGYDLVHHMLRPRAAVTLLEEYVRTRRVPLVRMGPIGMMSLARRAASEGIRGVLSGEGADELFAGYDSYRILAARAGAFGDPKRLPWDEFGEPEFGGDRGPRWARSYWRAVIALSSSAGSRRADIMKPVAELFAPQLRTAFDAAAALPEGFGLEDRRQIDLRDLLGSYLLSVQGDHAWMEEGVELRPAYLATPVARYALRRDPASFVSIRDGKLPVRSLLRRLAVQRPAIAGLGFPKSAFRVDASFVLRDAEATAHMRRLVTQCPDALLNTDGVVDRFDRAVGAGTCSESESMVFLLAASLGVLDAD
- a CDS encoding zinc transporter permease — protein: MTDDQKHQVHHTIAEHKHGEDCGHEAVKHDDHVDYLHDGHKHAEHEDHYDEH
- a CDS encoding ArsR/SmtB family transcription factor, translated to MKHIDRAADLFKALGHQARLHIMVVLLEKPRSVGEITEAVDLSQPMASQHLRTLREAGLVTAAREGREVIYSVSDEHIGHVLADALEHVQEE